From Rutidosis leptorrhynchoides isolate AG116_Rl617_1_P2 chromosome 3, CSIRO_AGI_Rlap_v1, whole genome shotgun sequence, a single genomic window includes:
- the LOC139902740 gene encoding uncharacterized protein — protein MNTQSNPDSTTIAATNTGAIVLIPSSSTINATVATVAPPPNAVVSHAEKPEKFTGVDFKRWQQKMLFYLTTLNLARVLTETAPQLVAGDVQTVSAVEAWKHLDYLCRNYVLNSLENSLYNVYCTIETAKELWESLERKYKTEDAGTKKWVVAKFLDFKMVDSKTVMSQIQELQVIIHDIHAEKMVISESFQVAAMIEKLPPSWVDFKNYLKHKRKEMTVEDLVVRLRIEEDNKVALKRSITPVSAKVNIVEHGQSSKGSKSKGKTEKSNKGKGFKLEPKGGIAKKRFSGKCFNCDQPGHRADQCTKPKKYTSK, from the coding sequence ATGAATACTCAGTCGAACCCGGATTCGACTACCATTGCTGCTACGAATACTGGTGCGATAGTATTGATCCCAAGCTCCTCCACTATTAATGCTACTGTTGCGACAGTTGCACCACCACCGAATGCGGTAGTTTCTCATGCTGAGAAACCTGAAAAGTTCACTGGTGTGGACTTTAAACGTTGGCAGCAAAAGATGCTCTTTTATCTGACAACGTTGAACCTTGCGAGGGTTTTAACTGAAACCGCTCCCCAACTTGTTGCTGGGGATGTTCAAACTGTGAGCGCGGTTGAGGCATGGAAACATTTGGATTACCTGTGCCGGAACTATGTCTTGAATAGTTTGGAGAATTCTCTCTATAACGTGTACTGCACAATAGAGACTGCCAAAGAATTATGGGAGTCTTTAGAGCGAAAGTACAAGACTGAAGATGCTGGTACCAAGAAATGGGTAGTAGCTAAATTCTTGGACTTTAAGATGGTTGACTCAAAGACTGTTATGAGTCAAATCCAAGAATTACAGGTCATAATTCATGACATACATGCTGAAAAAATGGTAATCAGTGAGAGTTTCCAAGTTGCAGCTATGATTGAGAAACTGCCACCAAGCTGGGTTGATTTCAAAAATTATTTGAAACATAAGCGAAAGGAAATGACCGTTGAAGACCTTGTGGTCCGTCTTCGTATTGAGGAAGACAACAAAGTTGCTCTTAAAAGGAGCATTACCCCTGTTTCAGCAAAGGTTAATATTGTTGAACACGGTCAATCCTCAAAAGGTAGCAAGAGCAAAGGGAAGACTGAGAAGAGTAACAAAGGAAAAGGATTCAAGTTGGAACCTAAAGGGGGTATTGCCAAGAAAAGGTTCTCTGGCAAATGCTTTAATTGTGACCAGCCAGGTCATCGTGCTGATCAGTGCACTAAGCCAAAGAAATATACTTCTAAATAA